The following nucleotide sequence is from Arvicola amphibius chromosome 1, mArvAmp1.2, whole genome shotgun sequence.
CCCAGCTTCATGTCTGCCATTCACTTCCTGACCCTCTCCCTGGTCCTTGCCTCTGCAGGAGATCATGGTTGGGCCTCagttccaggctgacctcaacatCCTGCACTTGAGCCGACACTGCGACAAGAGTAAGTGGTCCCGGAGGCCTGGGGTTCTGTCCAGGGACTCTGGGAATAGGCAGCACCTCAGCAAGCTTCTGTTGGCTGTCTGCAGGTGGAGTCCACCAGCCTTAGCAGTACCCTAGTGTAATGTCCCTTGCCCAGGCTGTGGGTTCCCACCGCCCCGTGTGTACTGGCACTACCAACAGCACCCTTCCCTGAATGGGTCTAGTGTTTCCTCTGGGCCTACGATATGCTTGCTGCTCCTGCGTCCCCTAATTGTTCCTTGATCTGGGAGGTCACTTCCTGTCTGCAGGGCCACTGCCAATTAGGCACTGCTCTGCCCGGCAGCAGGGGTCAGAGACCTTGCAGGGGATGACTGCTGGGCCACGGACTGTGCAGGGCGTGCCCACTTAGGGTGGGGCGCAGAGACACCTGCACTTGCCCCGCTGTGTCCTTGAGCCCGGACTGGTGTGCACTCAGCCCTCAGTGTCGTTCAGGCGGCTTCCACGGCCTCCAGTAGCCGTCCCTCCCTGTGGCCTTGCTCTATTACTGCCTCTGTGGACTGTccctgcagtgtctgctgctggcGTAGTGGGTGTCAGCACATTCATCTCTTGGCTTGAGTCACTTTGTCCCCAGGTGGGTGGAGAGTTCCCCAGTATTCAGGTATTGTAGGTGCTCCCCACCTTGTCAGCACCCTGCAGTGTGGACCCAGCGCTTTATCCAGTGCCCGTACGGTTTGCAGGAGttgttatttatttgcatgtttggGACACAACCCAGGTTGATTCTGTTCCTGCCAGCTCGTGGCTTCCCTCCTGCTGTCAGGGTGGAGTCAATCTCTGTCCATTTGTTCAGTATCTGGCTGACGCTTTGTGGGTCGTCGTGTATATTTTATGTCATTCACTGGGGACACAGTAGCCCCTTCCTTTGCATCTTTACATGTTATgtctacattgtgtgtgtgtgtgtgtgtgtgtgtgtgtgtatacaccagGTTACACTGCCCTGTGGAAGTGTTGGTTGCCATtcttcagaggcaggaagactctgAGCTTGTCCCAAGAAGCGTGTGTTAGTTCTGCTGCGAAGCCGTCTGGGTTGTGCTTCATTTTTGGTTTCACTCATTTCAGTTTTTTGAAACaaaaagtttctctttgtagccttggctgacctggaactcacagagatctgtgaaCTTTTAAATGATAGATTCAGCTGAGTtcatagactgtgtgtgtgttctcttgtttatttccatttttgagacagggtctgttgtAATTGAGGTGGCCCAGAACCTTCTGTGTCTAGATGGTCTAACACTCAATTGCTGGGCTTGTTGGTGAGCGCCACCGTTCTGGTCGAGCTCTGCTGCTGTCccctttgtttctgctgtgtttaCTGTGTACCGAAGCTCTGCATGCAGCCGGGCACGCCGAGTGGCGCTGCCTCTGGGGACCTGTTCGCTGACTTCACACCCCGCCTTTTTTGTTCCCTCGCTGTCTTCTAACTTCCCTCAGTGCCCATATGATGTTGAACTGCATGTGCAGGAGTTGGTTTCACCCATTGGGAGGTGCTGAGGCGCCTGCCCTGGCTCCCCTGGTGTGGGTGGCCATTGTCACACCTGACTCTTGGCTTCTTCCACAGTCTATGAAAATGAAGACCAGCTGCTGTGGAGCCCCAACGTGCTCCCAGAGCGGGAGGTGGAAGAGTTCCTGTACAGGGCAGTGAAGCGGAGGTGGCAGGAGACGGCTGGCCCCCAGATCCCAGAGGGCGAGGTGGTTAAGGACAGTGAACAGGTAGGGGTCACACACTGGGCACACCCCAGGAATGGTCAGGCAGTGTGCTCGTGGGTGGACTTCACATTGAAACAGCTTGTGGGGGGTAATGGTGTCAGTCCTGATCACACCTGGGGACCGTGGCATGGGTGCAGTGGCCGTGGCTCTGGAGCCGTGGTGTGGGTGCTGTGACGGTGGTGTGGGTGCAAACGTGGCTCTGGGGCTGTGGTGTGGTATGGCATGTGGCTCTGGGGCTGCGGTGTGGGTGTGGCACGTGGCTCTGGGGCCGTGGTGTGGGTGTGACACGTGGTGTAGGTACCCTCCATGCTGGCCCTGGTAGGCTGGTGGAAAAGCTAAACCACGCTCTGCCCCAGGCGCTGTACGAGCTGGTGAAGTGTAATTTCAACGTGGAGGAGGCCCTGCGCAGACTGAGGTTCAATGTGAAAGTGATCAGAGGTGAGCTGCAGCCCTGGACTCCCCCTTGTCCCTGCTGCCCCCAGCTGCCTGAGCGCCCCCCTCTCTTTGCAGACGGGCTCTGCGCCTGGAGTGAGGAAGAGTGCAGGAACTTTGAACATGGCTTCCGTGTTCACGGGAAGAACTTCCACCTGATCCAGGCCAACAAGGTGGGTGAGGTTCACTGTCCTGGCCGACCTGCCCTTCCTATCGATGGCTCCCTTGGGTCTTGGCCACACTCACCAGGCCCCTTTCGCACCCCAGAGTTAGAGGCTCCTGTCCCGAGCTGGCTCCTTCTTACCCATACCTTGCTTGACCCTGTCACCTTTTTGTCGTCCGTGGACCTTGCTGGCTCAGTGCTGCACACTGGAACGGGACGCCCGGTCTTTCTTCTTTCACAGACCTGGATCCCCCATGGCACCTGCTTTGCTGCAGTGCCACTGGCCCTGCTATGGATTGACGTGTGCACAGGCCTCAGCCTCTGGTTGTTAGGTTTTGTGACTGCTGGCAGCCTAGCCCTGCGCTAGCCTGGCTGCCTGGGGACCGGCTCACTTGAGGAGTGTTGAGTCATCTTTAGTGAGTGGTGGTGCAGGGGTTACTGTCACTGTGCCGAGAGCTGGCCAGAGTCAGTGCTCAGTCCTGAACTGTCCCACGAGGAGCGCACTGCAAGGTTGGGTCCCTCAGATGGTGACCTGTGCCTGTGGAAACCAGCCCTGCCTACGCTTGTGCAAGGCCTGCTCTCTGGGCAGGAGGTGTTGATTCCGGGCCTCTGCGAAGTGCTGTGTCCTGGACGGGTGGGGCCGTGAGTCAGAGGATATCAGGTGGGACACTACTGGGGACATTGGAGTAGCAGTGCCACAGGTTATAACTTGGCACAGCTCTGGGATTTGGGATACATGGTTGTCATTGGATGATCTGCCACCTGTATTCCAGCTTACCTGGTGTACCACAGATGAAGCCTGGCATCTGCACCTGTGTGCTGTCTGTCACTTCTGTCACTGCACCAGTGTGCTGTCTGTCACTTCCTGTCACtgcacctgtgtcctgtcagacaCTTCCTGTCACTGCACCTGTGTCCTGTCACTTCCTGTCACTGTACCTGTGTCCTGTCTGTCACTTCCTGTCACtgcacctgtgtcctgtcagtcACTGCACCTGTGTCCTGTCTGTCACTGCCCTGGTGCTGTGGTAAGATACTGTGGTACGAGGAGGTTCAGGAAGGGCCTGTGTTTGCCTCCCAGAGTGAAAGGCTGTCACTCATGGCGGGGCAGGGCTGAGAGCAGGAGTCAGCTGTTGTTGCTTCCCCTTTATTCGCCCAGAACCACTGCTTACTGAATGATGCCTTCACCTCCAGGTGTGTTCTCCGGAGACTCTCCGACACGCCGATTGTGTGTGTCACTTAGGTGACTGGACACTGGAGTTCCCtttctcctggattcctcctAATGGGAATGCATCCAGTTCCCTGTACCTAACTCCCTGTACCTCTCTCTGCATAGCATTtataggctggggagatgactccgcagtcaagagcactggctgcccttgcaggGCAGTGCCTCACAATGCCTGTCACTTCATTTCTGAGAGATCTCTTCCCTCTCTGATTTCCaggtgcaccacacacacacacggtgtatacatgcagataaatactcacacagaaattGCTCGGCATGacggctcatgtctttaatctcagcactcagtgaATCTctttttaagttcaaggccagcctggtctacaaagcaagtttcaggacagccagggctccacagagaaacccttgtctcaagcaagcaagcaaacagaggAAAGCAAAACTCTAGGCTCATACTCTGTCCAGTGGGGCTCGACATACAATACTGTTATTTCCGCATGAGCCGAAAGCACTGTTGGGACCCTGCTTGCCTGATCCCACACGCCACAGCTTGTGTCCTGCTCCTGATGTCTCATAGTCCCGCCATTGTAGACATGTTGCCACAGCTCCACCCCATGCCTGCCGTTTTTCCTGGTTCTGGTACCTCCGGCACCCCGGCATCTCCACTGGACTTGAGCTTTACCTTCGGAGCTTCATGCAGTGACTTTCCAGAACTTTGGTGCCAGCCTCCGTGGCCCTCTTGCACTTGGCATTTTGTGTCTGCAAAGCTAGCGCTTGTGCTTGTTGCTGCTGAGTTTTCCTGCCAGCCCAGCTTGTGGTGACCCTTTGTGCCTGTGCTTCGGTGGCCTCTGCTCCTTGGCAGCACCTGGGGAGTTAGTTCGCTTGGGCACTTGCTTTGAGGAAGGGGTTCTGTCAGCGACCTCAGTCTGTGTTCCCTCCTAATGGACTTAGGCTTCAGCGGACCTTCTGTGCTGGTTTCTGTGTCTGTTCCACTCTCATCGCAGGGCTCAGGGACGCGGTGCTCGAGGCTGCATTTGCAGCCGGGATCTCGCTTGAGGTCCGTGTTCCCGCTGAACCTCACGttctctgctctgttctctgTCACTGTTGATCTGAGCAGGTACAGTGCACAATGCACGTGCTACAGCTGCTGCGGCTGCATCTGGACAGGGTGCAGTTCACAGTGAGCGTGTTGGTCTACCTTGAAATCTCCACGGAGCAGCTgtatctattttttgagacaggatctctctacatatccctggctgtcctggaactcactctgtagaccaggctggccttgaactcagagatcctcctgcctcggcctccctacTCCTGGGATGAAAAGTATGTGCCACTGCCCAGCCGTGTCTGTTACTTTTGAGTTCAGCCCCGCTCCAGTGTTCAGCAACCAGATAGGAAGCTAGAGGTTTTGCCAAAATGTAGCCAGCCTTGATCCCTATGGGAACCTCACGGCTTCCACTGCATGTTTCTCTCCACACTCTGCCCTTTGGGGGTTCCTACCAGAGTGGCCACGAAACTGCTAGGAGCCTAGAGCTTCTAACTCATGGTTTCAAACTTTTTCACGTTCCTCCCAGATACTTGTGGACCACACGGTCAGGTCTGTCCACCTGTGACATTTCTCAGCACTGGTTTTCTGTATTATAGTCACTTGcttgttgctgtgatcaaacctCTAGCCACAAGCATCTTAAGGACGTCTGTTATTGGTCATGATTTGATGGTACAGTCCCCACGGTGATGGGAACAAGAGGTGACTGGTCACATTGAGTTCTCTCCCAGTCAGTCGCCAGGTGGATACTGGTGTTCggctggcatctttttcctttttgattcatCCTGGACCCCACCTATATGCAACTTGGGATTTCCTCTTGTAAACCCAGAAACACCCTTGTAAATTATGTGTGAGCTGAGTCTCCTGGAGGTTGACGGTGGATGGGCAGCACTGGCCCCAGCAGTGCGCGCCTCAGCTGTGTCCTCAGGACGGCTCCAGTCCATGTTCACACTGGCCGCTGACTCCCAGGGCCAGCATCGTACACTTGCACTGCCCTCTGGCTGGAGGCTCTGTTTGTCTGTGCACCTCATGGGGAACAGCGCAGATGTCCTAGGCACACGGAGCTGAGATGCAGGAGGCAGTTGCCTACAGGGTGAGGCCGGTTCTCATGGTGTCAGGAAAAGAAGGCTGTGAGCTAGTTGATGGAACACTGGTGGGGTCTCAGAGGTTCGTGTGGGAGCCTTTCCTGCTGCCCTGTGGCCGCAGCTGTGCGGTAGGCCCGAAGCATGCTTGTGGTCCATGCAGGTGCGCACGCGGTCAGTGGGCGAGTGTGTGGAGTATTACTACCTGTGGAAGAAATCTGAGCGCTACGACTACTTTGCCCAGCAGACACGGCTGGGCCGGAGGAAGTTCGTCTCCTCTGGAATCACGTGCGTGCTCATGCTAGCCATCAGCCAGGGTGTGTGGGGGTATGGGGAACCCCTCCTGCTGCAGCCCTGCTTCCCTGGCGTCCTTCTCATAGCCCTCTCTCCACAGGGATGCTGAGCAGGACCTGGATGGCCTTGACCCCGACGGCCCTGCCCGCTTGCGCCCTgagcaggagtctgaggcaggggtGCCCATAGGTGAGTTCTCATGGGCAGGGCTGTGGGTAAGGGCGGAGCCCAAGCCTTGCAGTGCTGTCTCTGTAGTAAGCAGTGGGCCTGCTGGGTCTCGCTCCTGGATGCCACCCATGCTTACCCTGTGACTGGAAGGGAACAGAAGTGTATTCATGCAGGGTACACGATTAAGGACTCTGCTTCTACGTCTGTCTGTTGGCAGAGGCCTCATCTCAGTGCTCTGGCATGGTTCCCTGTGTGGTACTTGTGGGTTCGCAGGACTGTCCAGTGCTCACCCAGCAGTGTCCTGATTCATTTCTGTCCACTGAGCTAGTTTCCAAAGCCATAGCTTGTCATAGACAAGGCCTGCTCCTGACCTCAGTCTCTGGCTGGGCTGGCTAAGAAGGCCCAAGAGGAGCATGTGGGGTTGTGGGGCTGATGCCGTTCCCCTGTTCTCCCTTCAGAACTACCGAGTGTGGACATTGCAGCTGGTGGTCTCGATCAGCCTGGAGTGGGCTCAGCTGAGCTCTCATCCTCTGAGCCAAAACCATGTTCGTTCCAGCCTCTGGAGGAGCCCCCTGCTGCGGCCTCGCTGCAGCAGCTCCCCAGCAGCCTGGCCACCCCGGCTGAACTCCCACTGGTGGTggctgctgccgctgccgctCCTGCTCCAGAGCCGGGCACCAGCCCCAGACTGGCTGTGGACCTTGCCCTACCTGAGGAACTGCCCCTTGTGTCCAGCCCCGTGGATCTCAGCGAGGACACTGCAGAGCCCATGGCTCCAGCACAGATGGCCTTGTCAGTCACTGAATTTGGACTCATTGGCATCGGAGATGTGAATCCCTTCCTAACTGGCCACCCCACGTGCCCAGCCTCCACACTGCGCTCGGAGCCTTTGTCACAGTGAGTGCCATCCTTAGCACCTTCTGCGGGCTGGCCAGTGCCAGGGCACAGCTGCCAACAGTGGACTGTGGCTGCCCTGTCTGTACCTCCTCTGTGGCTTCCGTAGTGCTTGGTGTGGTGATATGTTCACATTGTTCACAAAGCTCCAAGCGGGCGCAGGCTCCAGGCTCTGTCTGGGCAGAAACCAGAGCTGTGCTCTGGGTGGGAGCAGTGGGTGGGGATGGGCAAGGCCTGGGTCGCTCAGCTACTGACCCTTTCTTACGATTTCTCATAGGTGCAATGTGATGACCTGTTGACCCCTGGTCATCTGTGGGCACGCGTGCTCAGAATGGACATGGCAGCACTGCCAGGCCTGCCCGTCAGTCTTCCTGACCCCTCCCACGCAGGCCTGCGTGGTGCCTCCTTTGCTTCAGAACATGATGGGACTCAGTGAAGtggccagggccacacagaccCCAGACCTCAGCATCCAGTACCACCACAGCCCCTGGCTGCTATCATGCCATGGAGTGACCCTGGAACTGGGCTCAGAGGGCCCATCCCGACGTGGGGCCAGCCATTGGCCTCTCAGCCTGCAGGGGCTGGGCAGGTGGTGCTGCCGGGGGCTTTGGGCAGGACTCACTATGAACCAGCAGCCTCTACCCAGGCACCCTCCATAGGCCAACTCTTTCCCCACCACAGCGGGGTTGTGGCCGCCAGCCTCTGCTCAGCGTGGGACCCTGGGGCACAGAGCCATATACCTCGCCCTGTGGCCGCCCTTTCTCCACCCTTAGCCGTCTCCACTTCAGGAAAAGCCGCACTTTATACCCCACTGCCTCCTGCCCACACCCCCCACCCCGTGCTGAGGTGGGGCCTCAGCAGCCCTGGTGGGTGAGGAGCAGGTGGTCCAttcccttcctgcccctctccGTGGGGCACCTTGGGGTGCAGCTCTGGAAGCACCACCCTGCCATCCCCCTGTCCTGAGGGTCTCATTTCTTTGGAGGCTCCTAGCAGGGTGGCTGGGTCCGTCTTGTCCTCGGCCTccctcattttatttatgttggtGTTTACAATTCGGAGTGGGGTCCCTGGGCAGGCAGCTCCGCTCGGTGTTGGCAGAGCGGTGCTGTTTGAGCCTGTGCGGCTGGACTAGACCGTCCCTGCGCCACCGAGGACACTGTGATGTGAGACTGCCTTTGCCCAGCTCTTTTAGTTATTAAACTTGATTTGAAGCCCGGGGTGTTTATGGTGGCTTGGCAGGAGCTGGGGACCTACATTGCCCTTGTTGACCATTAGGGACTCTGGGCAAGAGTCTGGCTGCACAGCAGAGCACATCTGAGAGGCGTGGGATCAACAGGCCACACAGGACCCCATGGCATAGGCCCAGGCAGCCAGTAAAGTTGCCAGTAAAGCTCAAACATGGAGTATCAGTTGACTTTGGGTGGAACCAGTGGCAGAGGAGCACTTAGGGCAGAGCCCTAGGGTGGTGGGCAGAGGTCAGTGTTTGCTGGGACAGAGGTAGTCTGTGTGGACACCATTGGAAACTTGTACCTGGCTTCACTTCCTTGGGTACTTCAAACAGGCTGGGCAGGGACAGGGCGATTGGACCCAGACAGTGGGGCccaaggcagagaggaaggaaggcagtctgggagaggagagagcgTGGGATCGGAGAGTTCCCACGCTGTGggaggtttttattttgtgtggacaGTGGGTCTGTTCCCATCCACCCCTCTGCTCATATGTCTCCTGTTAACCTGGCACAGAACTGGCATCTTTTCTGATACTCCAGGCCCACTCAGTCctgaatctttttaaatttttctgctaAAACACTCCGTGTTGTGTCTGCTGTCTCTTTGTATTCTGTTACTGTTACATTTTATgtgttggtttttctgttttgtttacagacagagtcttgctgtgtagtttGAGATGCCTCAGACTGTAGAATAGTCTGGTCTGAAACCTGCCATTCTCCTGCctaggagggggaaaggagagaggggagggtgtGTTGTGATGGATATCCTTCCTTTCCAAGGCTTTTTACATGACAAGTTCTGTACCACGGACATATTTCCAGTCCTGTGTTTCCTGTTTATTGTATGTATACGTGCGGGTGCATCCATGTCAtgggaggtcagagagcagctgGAGGGTTGGTTCTCTCCCATCCTGTTCCCGGGTCATCGGTCCTCAGGCTTGACAGCATGCAAGCTGCTGAGCCAGCctagactggccccaaactcactgtgtagc
It contains:
- the Mier2 gene encoding mesoderm induction early response protein 2 isoform X1; amino-acid sequence: MAEASSLERQSPCVAPCLTHSLCPQECSSQATAVAPMGSADHRFNLAELLSQNYSLREGCAEAPQCPDKPEDQLDKAFIAQSSDMPLDELLALYGYKASDPISEQESEGGDVAPTLPDMTLDKEQIAKDLLSGEEEEETQSSADDLTPSVTSHEASDLFRNQTRFLAGDNGPGSSVSSDTEEDTLPANKCKKEIMVGPQFQADLNILHLSRHCDKIYENEDQLLWSPNVLPEREVEEFLYRAVKRRWQETAGPQIPEGEVVKDSEQALYELVKCNFNVEEALRRLRFNVKVIRDGLCAWSEEECRNFEHGFRVHGKNFHLIQANKVRTRSVGECVEYYYLWKKSERYDYFAQQTRLGRRKFVSSGITDAEQDLDGLDPDGPARLRPEQESEAGVPIELPSVDIAAGGLDQPGVGSAELSSSEPKPCSFQPLEEPPAAASLQQLPSSLATPAELPLVVAAAAAAPAPEPGTSPRLAVDLALPEELPLVSSPVDLSEDTAEPMAPAQMALSVTEFGLIGIGDVNPFLTGHPTCPASTLRSEPLSQCNVMTC
- the Mier2 gene encoding mesoderm induction early response protein 2 isoform X3, producing the protein MGSADHRFNLAELLSQNYSLREGCAEAPQCPDKPEDQLDKAFIAQSSDMPLDELLALYGYKASDPISEQESEGGDVAPTLPDMTLDKEQIAKDLLSGEEEEETQSSADDLTPSVTSHEASDLFRNQTRFLAGDNGPGSSVSSDTEEDTLPANKCKKEIMVGPQFQADLNILHLSRHCDKIYENEDQLLWSPNVLPEREVEEFLYRAVKRRWQETAGPQIPEGEVVKDSEQALYELVKCNFNVEEALRRLRFNVKVIRDGLCAWSEEECRNFEHGFRVHGKNFHLIQANKVRTRSVGECVEYYYLWKKSERYDYFAQQTRLGRRKFVSSGITDAEQDLDGLDPDGPARLRPEQESEAGVPIELPSVDIAAGGLDQPGVGSAELSSSEPKPCSFQPLEEPPAAASLQQLPSSLATPAELPLVVAAAAAAPAPEPGTSPRLAVDLALPEELPLVSSPVDLSEDTAEPMAPAQMALSVTEFGLIGIGDVNPFLTGHPTCPASTLRSEPLSQCNVMTC
- the Mier2 gene encoding mesoderm induction early response protein 2 isoform X2; the protein is MAEASSLERQSPCVAPCLTHSLCPQECSSQATAVAPMGSADHRFNLAELLSQNYSLREGCAEAPQCPDKPEDQLDKAFIAQSSDMPLDELLALYGYKASDPISEQESEGGDVAPTLPDMTLDKIAKDLLSGEEEEETQSSADDLTPSVTSHEASDLFRNQTRFLAGDNGPGSSVSSDTEEDTLPANKCKKEIMVGPQFQADLNILHLSRHCDKIYENEDQLLWSPNVLPEREVEEFLYRAVKRRWQETAGPQIPEGEVVKDSEQALYELVKCNFNVEEALRRLRFNVKVIRDGLCAWSEEECRNFEHGFRVHGKNFHLIQANKVRTRSVGECVEYYYLWKKSERYDYFAQQTRLGRRKFVSSGITDAEQDLDGLDPDGPARLRPEQESEAGVPIELPSVDIAAGGLDQPGVGSAELSSSEPKPCSFQPLEEPPAAASLQQLPSSLATPAELPLVVAAAAAAPAPEPGTSPRLAVDLALPEELPLVSSPVDLSEDTAEPMAPAQMALSVTEFGLIGIGDVNPFLTGHPTCPASTLRSEPLSQCNVMTC